The Streptomyces sp. cg36 genomic interval GGTCGAGGTGGTGGAGCATGTCCACGACGGCGGCGGAGCAGGACACCGCGCTGGTGAACGGTGCGTCGGTGGGCCCGTCCTGCGGGCGCACCGCCCCGTCGGCGACCTGCGTGATCAGCGAAGTGCGCGGCCGGTAGACCCCCCGCAGCCAGGCCCGGGGCCGCTCCCGACGGTCGATCACATAGTGAAGGCCGTCGTCGCGGGGGTTGGGCCACCAGTACTGGTCGGGAACGAAGTGTTCACGGGGCACCGTCAGGAATGCCTCGCGCAGCCACGGCCGCCCGTTGAAGTGCCCCTCTGTACGGGCGTCGATCTCGGCGGCGCACTGCGCGCGCAGCTCGGCGGCGAACGCCGCGAGGTTGATCGCCGCGGTGTCAGTCATCTTCTGGCTCCGGGTCCGGCCCCTGCGGCGGCATCGGATTGCCCGGGTCGCCCGGACTCGACGAGTCCCCGCCCACCTGCCCGTCGCTGTCTCCACGACTGCCGCCCATGACACCCTCCCATGATCAGATCAGATCAGATCGTCGGCTCGGCGCACACCCTGATGCGCGCCCTCGCACCCCCAGACGACCAGCAACACAGCGTGACGGCAAGCGGCTTGCAGGATCTGCACGCGGGGCGGCGAGTGCGGGGCGCCTCCCAGGAAGATGGGAAAACCCTTTGCCGGGCTTTCCGGCGTGCCGCGAGACTGAGGACCATGCTCGGATTCGCTCAGACCGACAACGAGACCCTCGTCTCCTGTTTAGGTGACCGCCAGCGTGCGGTCGCGGCGTACCACGCTTTGTTGCGGCGCGGCGAGAACGCGTTGAATGCCATCCGTGCCGGCCTGCACCACGAGCATCCGGCAGTCCGGGAGGGCTGCTGCCGACTTCTCGATCACCTGGTCGACACGGATTCCATGGACGAGCTCATCGTCATGGCTGATGACCCCGACGCCCGGGTCAGGATCTCCGCCTTCCATGCCCTGGCCTGCGACCGGT includes:
- a CDS encoding HEAT repeat domain-containing protein, coding for MIRSDQIVGSAHTLMRALAPPDDQQHSVTASGLQDLHAGRRVRGASQEDGKTLCRAFRRAARLRTMLGFAQTDNETLVSCLGDRQRAVAAYHALLRRGENALNAIRAGLHHEHPAVREGCCRLLDHLVDTDSMDELIVMADDPDARVRISAFHALACDRCKGDTCAPGADRVLDPALRHLDSDPDPHVRSMAAELVGKFAHTDVRAVAALEASHTRDSSPAVRKKAGWYIPGGTIYERTVPRAPK